Sequence from the Nocardia cyriacigeorgica GUH-2 genome:
AGGTCGGCGCCTGAGGCGCCGTCCGTGAACCGGCCGTCACGTGCCACGGACCGACAGACGGCGAAAGCCTTTCTCGTCGTGGCTGCCACGATTGTTATCCCATATGCGCTCTGGCCCGTGATCATCATCTGGGCGGTGTTGTACTTCGGCGCCCGCGGATTCAAGCGCCTCTTCCTCTGCAGTAGTTGAGTCGGACACAGCTAACGACGGCGGCGGCATCGCCGAACAAGCACAGCAGGTACGGGTTCAGCTCTGTCTAACCAGGCGATAGACCTGACCGTCCGACAGACGCATCCCACGCCCGGCCAACTTCGGGGCAGCCACGCCGGGCATACGGACGACTGCAACATTCTGCGTGATCAGGGTGGCGTCCTCCACGAACAAGATGGGCTTTCCGGGGCCGGGCGACGGCCCGCTTACGGGACCGCTGGTGAGCCGCTGCACGGGGCCGGGGTGAGTGGCGCATCGGCATGTCCGGCGGCGGTCAACGCTTCCAGCACATAACCGACTTAACCAGATGAACAGCCCAGCAGGTGGGCGATTCACGCGCCCGCATTCGGTAACGGAATTGTCGGCGAGCACCTTGGCGACAATGGCCGCGAAACTCGATCTTCGCCAAATCTCAGCTCGCCACGCGCCTCAAACAGACTTTCTCACCAAAATTTCGGGCAATTTCCACCGGCCACGGCGCGTTCGCGCAAGCGACGGACGATACAAGAACGAATCAGCGGCCGGCGCTGCTTTAGCTCAGGAATTACAGGGGGTGGATTGAATAGAAATGAACCCGGGCACGGGAATGGCAGCTGGGTCGATTAGTACATTCACCAGCAAGCCCAGCAATGCCAGCCGACTGAGACCGGCCGCGGGCCGCGCCGCCCCCGCCGACCATGTGCTTCTTTGTCCCCGTACGGGGAGCCTGGGAGACGGTTACGCCGAAAAGTGGCCCGTGAGCTGGGCTTATCGGCGGCGCGCATGGGGCGTCTTAATGGCCCCACCGACCACCCCACCGAACGCCCCACGGAACGCCCCACCGAAAAGCCACCGTCCACAACCCGACCGGGAATCAATATTCGGAACCGATTCAAGAAGTCGCACAGAATCGAATTAAGGGAATTGCACACTCAACTCGAAAAATTGCATGCCAGTCACCTTGGGACCTGCATTATGGCAGTGAAGCGGCGCCCGGAAATCGCGACTCCCTGCGGCCAATATAGCGAATTTGCCGCCACATATCGATGCCTATCTAATTGCTCGATTCCGCTCACGCAGAGTGCGACTGCCGTCTTTCGTTTCGAGGCGGAGCCCGAGGGTGCTCAGATTCCACCTCCACCTCCGGTATCGCCCTGGTCGCCGTTTTTTCCTCTCCGCTCGAACTTTCTTTTCTATCTCTGGTCGGTGCGCCTTTCGAGCAGGTCCAGCGTTTCCGCGGGTGGCGGTCGACGAGCGTGCCCGCCAGCGAGCCCCAGCGCGATGGCGGCATCATGGCGCACGGCCTCGCGCAGCGGCAGCACCCACTCGCCGGCCGCGTCCGCGGCGAGCGTGCCGCGCCAGGAGACGTCGAGCACGCGGCGCGCGGCACGGTCGGAGTCCGAGTCGCCGATGGGTAGCCAGTAGTTCCCGGCTCCGCCGCTGCAACGAAGCGCGACATCCCTTTCCCGGCGGAGTACGCAGGAGCAGGAACAGGTGCAGGCCGGTGCGCAGCCCCACAGCTCCGGCGGGCGCTGCGCGTAGAGGTTCGCTCACCCGTGACCTTGCTCAACGAATCGGCCAGGGCGAGTGACCGAACGGCGTTCACGCGGCATCGTCGAGACCAGACACGGGCCGGGCACATATGCCTGTTCACGGCCGAAACCAGTACCTGACTATCGAGGCCCGACTGAAGGCATTTGAGGCGGCGGTCGCCGAAATTCGACGGCACCTCGGCCTAGGCGAAGAAGCAGCCGGGTGGGCCGGTCTCGGGTATCAGCATCCTGGCCGCAACAGGTGAAACGGCGGCGACCCGTCATACAGGGCGGGTCGCCGTGGTGCTGTAGACCGAACTTTCAGGGCCGGTCGAACTCACCGGCGTGGACTCCGGCGAGGAACGCTTCCCATTCGCTGGGCGTGAAGATCAGCGCTGGTCCGGCTGTGTTCTTGCTGTCACGTACTCCGATATTGCCCCCGTCGAAAAACGCGACCTCGACACAGTTGCCGCCGTTCCCGCTGTAGCTGGACTTGCGCCAGGTCGGGCTGCTGTGGTCGGTGGTCATTGTGAGCCTTCCTCGATTGCTGATGCGATGAGCTTCTTGGAATCAGTGGTGCTGAGGGCGGCCTTCTTCAGGTCGCGCCACACCAGTTCGTAGGCCGAGACTTCCTCGGGTTTTTGGAGGTACAGGGCGCCGGTCAGCGTGTCCATGTAGGCCAGCGACGGCTCGAGCGGCTCGCCATGCTGGTCTTTTGGGAAGTCGAGCAGTGTGAACGCTCCGGAGACCATCCCTGCGTGCATGCCTGCCGTCCACGGCACGATGCGGATCGAGATGCCTTTGCGGTCGGCTGCGTCGAGCAGGGCCTGGAGCTGGCGCCGGAAGACTTCGGGCTCACCGAACGGCCGGCGTATGACGGCTTCGTTGAGAATGACTTCGAGGCGCGGCGCCTCGGGTCTCGATAGCAGGGCTTGACGGTCCATTCGGACACGCACGCGTGCGGCGATGCGATCGTCGCTGACGAAACCGACGGGGGTCCGTCCGAGGCCGGCGGCGTACTCCTCGATCTGTAGCAGGCCAGGCACCAGTTCAGATTCGTATTGGCGTATTGAGGCTGCGGAGTCTTCGAGCATCACATAGAGCCCGAACCAGTCGGGGATCTCGGTTTCGGTCCGGTCGTGCCACCAAGCTTTCTTGCGGCCGTTGCGCGTTTCGGCGGTCAGTGCAAGCAGCAGGTCGCGGTCGGCGTCGGGGGCGCCGTACAACTCGAGCAGCGCCCGCACGATCGGCTCCTGGAACTTCACGCCTTCCGCGCCCTCTTCCATGCGGATGAGCGTCGATCGCCCCAGTCCTACGTGCTGCGCGGCTTCACCCTGCGACAGCCGCCGCGGCTTGCCTTTGCCGTCGACCGCCGGCGCGCTTTCGCGCAGGCGGGTGAGCTGGCGTCCGATGTGGCGCCGCAGAACCGCAGTGCTGACCGACTCCAGTGCCACGTGAGCTCCTCATCGCGTCGGTTGGTGTTTCACCCAAATTAAACATCTCCGCCACGGAGACGGACAAGGACGGTTGCATTCGATCAACAAGCATACTGAACGGTATGAAATACGACTTACTATTTTGATACTGTTTCAATTCAACCATTGCCATATTACGCTGACCGGAGCACACTGTTTCACTAGTGGTTCGGGCCACAGCTCACACCGAGATGTCAAGCGCTGGGCCCTGATTGCGCATAGATGACGACCTGGATTCCTGACATTCAGGAACCTCCGACTGCCAGGGGTGGAGCATGAAGCTCACGAGTCGAGAACTCCTCATCACGCTGGATGGCGGCGAGACCGCACGAGACCGCTGTCGGCGCTATCGGCGCGAACTGTTGCTTCCAGCGGTCGTCCCACCAGGCACGGACAAGATCATCGTCCCGTTGCTGGACGGCGTCATGAACTCGGTGACCGCGCCGTCGAGCTTGGCGATCGGCGCTGTCGAGATACTGGCAATTCGCGGAGAGCTGGGACCGGTCGTGAAAAATGGGCGCCGGATGACGTTCCTGACAACGCCGTCGGTCTACGACAACGACGCGCTGGTCTATCTCAACATCACCGTGGGCGGACAAATCGCGTCCCTGCCATCACCTGCCGATGAAGCCGCTGGGCGACGGCAATGGGTCGTCCAGACGATCGCAGAGGGTGGCCTCCCATCCACGCGGACCGTACTGCGTGCGCTGACTGGGGTGGCACGGCGATGAGACCAACGTTGTTCGGATACCTACGCACCGAGCTCGTCGGCAGCTACATCGTCGAGGTGCATGAGATGATGCGCGAGTTCGCCGAGGGCGAGGGCTTGGTCCTGGGGATTGTCCGGCACGAAACCGGCGCGAATACCAGCGAGCTGTGGCAGTTGCGGCAGGATCTGCTGCGCGCTGAATCGAGGCATGTCATCACGCCGACGCCGACCCACATGGAGGAGGGCCGCGGCCCTGAGCGGATCAGGCAGGTGCGCCAGCTCACGCGCATCCCTGGGGTGCAGGTGTGGTACCTCAGCCCGAGCGAGAATGTGGCTATGGTGCGCCACCTGCGCCGCAATCGCGATATCCCCGCCCCGCAGGTACGCCAGGTGGGCGATTCGCGCAGCGTGGTTGGGCATTTCACGCTCGGCGTGAATTTGGCCGCGCGCGGAATCGTGCAGCTCGAGGTTCACGAGAAGCTCACTCGCGCAGGCCTGCGCCATCTGTGTGCTCCGGCCGAACAGGTCATCCAGGCGGTACTCGAGGAGGTTGCCGCTGCGGCCCAGCCACAGATCTATGCGCGAGTGGCCGCTGGCTACCCGGATCTGGCCCCGCTCGAGCTGGAGGTGTGGCTGCTGCGTGGCCAGGCATGGCTCGAGGTACAGGTGCATGAGCACGGCGATCGGACAGCGGATCCGGTGAGTACCGGTGTGGCTGCTGCGTGGCCAGGCATGGCTCGAGGTACAGGTGCATGAGCACGGCGATCGGACAGCGGATCCGGTGAGTACCGGTGTGGCTGCGGTCGGTGAGCACGGGCGGTGCAAGTCAGCGGTCGGAGGCATGCTCACCTGGGCGCGGCTGCCGTTGACCGTCACACCATCGGTCTTGCCGAGTACTGCGACCACCATGCGGGGCGTGGTCTAATGCGCGCCGTAGGCTTTGTCCGCGAAGACCTCTCCGACGATGTTCCCGAGACAATGCGTGAGCTCCGCGCTGTGGCAGCAAGCCACCATCTGTTGGAGCTTCGTGTCTGGGTCATCGCTGATCCGGCTGTCGCCTTCGCCCTCGCCGCGGATGCCGATGTGGTGCTGGTGCCGACAGAGGCGCATATCCGCGGCTGGATGGACGCCGTGCGGGTTTCCGCCGATGTGTACACCGTCGACCCACCACGTTGTTGGCCGCGCGGCGGTGGACCCGCCCGGCGCCTCGTCAGTGCGCGCAAGCCGAGCTCGGCGGCTCGATGATGGCCGCGCCGACTGTTCATCTGACCGTGCGGTTTCCGGGCACCAACACCGTGTTGCACTACGCGGCCACCTCTGACGCTGCTGAGGCGTTTGCGTCGGCTGCTGCCGCCCAACGCCTCGCTGACGTGCAGATCGACGAATTCGTGACCGACGAGCTTCCCGCACTGCCGTGCCCGGGCCTGTGGCCATAGGCCGGTCATTCCACCGCTCCACCCAACTCTCAGCATGAACGGCTTTCTCAACCCAGATGTCAAGCGGAGATGTCCGGGTAGCCGTTGGCGTCGCTGGCCCCGGCTTACCCGCTGTACTGACAACGATCCGATAGCAGCGGGCCCGGAATCTCCTCTGGTTCCGGGCCCGCTGCCGTTTCGTGGTCGTCTACACCGTGGTGTTCTCCAGTGAGCCGAAGAAGGTTTCGAGGATGGCGTTGTCGGCGTAGGCGAGTTGGGTGTTGGCGGCGTCGGCCTGGCTGAACCAGCGCAGTTCCTGGCCCTCGGTCAGTACGACGTCGTCGATGTCGAAATCGACTGCGGCGGTGAAGGTGTGCTCGATGCCGAAATCGAGGTCGCGGGTGCAGAGGAATTGGACGGTGTCCGGGTCGAGCTGGACGCCGATCTCTTCTTCGATCTCGCGGACGACGCATTCGGCCGGTGTCTCGCCGGCTTCGATCATCCCGCCCAACAGGCTCCACATGTTCGGGTAGAGGATGTCGGGTTTGTCGTCACGCAGGTACATCAGCACCTCGTGATGCGGGTTGACCAGGATGATCTGGGTGCCTTCCTTCTTCGCCATTTCGGGTTGGGTTCCTTTCAGCGTTGGTAGGCGATGGCGATCTTGGTGACTGCGGCGGCGACGTCGTCGACGTCGGTGGCGGTCATCGCGGGGTAGAGCGGCAAGCTGAGGATCCGGTCGGAGACCTCGCGGGCGACCGGGGCGGTGTCGCCGGTCAAGCCGTGTTCGCGCTGATAGTACGGCTGCCGGTTGAGTGCGATGAAGTGAATGCCGGTATTGATGCCCTCCTCACGCAGCGCGGCCACGACCTTGTCCCGGTCGATGGTCAGGGCATCGATGTCGATGTCGACGATGTAGAGGTGATGGGCGTGGCGGACACCGGGCCGGCGGTGGAGTGGGCGGATTGCGGGCAGGTCGGCCAGCAGCCGGTCGTAGCGGTCGGCGAGTGCTGTGCGGGCGGCGATGAAGCCGTCGAGCTTGGGCAGTTGGTGGATGCCGAGCGCGGCCG
This genomic interval carries:
- a CDS encoding DUF397 domain-containing protein produces the protein MTTDHSSPTWRKSSYSGNGGNCVEVAFFDGGNIGVRDSKNTAGPALIFTPSEWEAFLAGVHAGEFDRP
- a CDS encoding helix-turn-helix domain-containing protein, which codes for MALESVSTAVLRRHIGRQLTRLRESAPAVDGKGKPRRLSQGEAAQHVGLGRSTLIRMEEGAEGVKFQEPIVRALLELYGAPDADRDLLLALTAETRNGRKKAWWHDRTETEIPDWFGLYVMLEDSAASIRQYESELVPGLLQIEEYAAGLGRTPVGFVSDDRIAARVRVRMDRQALLSRPEAPRLEVILNEAVIRRPFGEPEVFRRQLQALLDAADRKGISIRIVPWTAGMHAGMVSGAFTLLDFPKDQHGEPLEPSLAYMDTLTGALYLQKPEEVSAYELVWRDLKKAALSTTDSKKLIASAIEEGSQ
- a CDS encoding NUDIX hydrolase, which encodes MAKKEGTQIILVNPHHEVLMYLRDDKPDILYPNMWSLLGGMIEAGETPAECVVREIEEEIGVQLDPDTVQFLCTRDLDFGIEHTFTAAVDFDIDDVVLTEGQELRWFSQADAANTQLAYADNAILETFFGSLENTTV